The genomic region CAGGTGGTGGGCTTCTACGGCCGCTCGGGCATGGGTAAGTCTGTCCTGTGCCGGCTGATGGCGGGGCTGCTGGCCCCCAGCAGCGGCACCGTGCTGGTGGGCGAGGCCCAGCAGCTGGCCACGCCCGGCGCGGTGGGCTTCGTGCAACAGCACTACCCGCTGTTCAACCACCGCACCCTTCTCGATAACCTACTGGTGGCCGCCGCCCGCCGCTACCCCGACCCCGCCGAGGCCCGCCGCCAGGCCGAAGCCTACCTGGAGCGGTTCCAGCTCACGGCCCACCGCACCAAATACCCGGCCCACCTCTCGGGCGGCCAGCGCCAGCGCGCCGCCATTGCCCAGCAGCTGCTCTGCTCCGACCACCTCATCCTCCTCGACGAGCCCTTCTCCGGCCTCGACGTGGCCATGCTCGACGAGGTGCGCAAAATCATCCTCGAAGTCACCACCCTCGACGAGCTCAACACCGTGGTCATCGTCTCCCACGACTTGGCCACCACCACCGCCCTCTCCGACCGGCTCTGGCTGCTAGGCCAGGAGCGCGACGCCGCGGGCCAGCTGCTACCCGGCGCCACCATCAGCCCCCAGCACCAGTACAACCTCGCCGAAATGGGCCTCGCCTGGCACGAAAACGTGGAAGCCGAACCGGAGTTCGTCCGGTTTGTGGAGCATCTGAAGGAGGAGATTCGGCAGAGTGCGTAGCAGAACGATTGTAGAGACACGACACTTCGCGTCTCCCCGCTGAACAACCAAAACCACCGATGCAACCGCAGAACGATGTAGAGACGCGACACTTCGCGTCTCCTCATTGAACGACTGGAATACAACAGTTACCTTGAATGGCCGCTAACTGTATTCGTTCCAACGCTGAGACGCGAAGTGTCGCGTCTCTACATCGTTCAGGAGGATGGATGAACCGCTATTACACGACCAATACCGCATTCCATCCAACCGTTTGCCGGGTTATAACTACGGGCAAAGCGGAGCTTATTTTGTCACGATTTGCACGCATCAGCGCCAACCCTATTTTGGCACTATAGAAGTTCCAAGAAACGATTGGGACGCCGCATTTTTACGGCCCACGCCTTTGGGGGTAAAGGCGTCGGAATACTGGGACGCCATTCCACAGTTTGCGCCATTTGTGCGGCTGGATGCGTTTGTATTGATGCCGGACCACCTGCACGGGGTATTGCTGTTCGACAAGGACGAACCTGATGGCGCGGACGAGGAGACGCGAAGTGTCGCGTCTCTACTGGCCTACGAAAACCGGTTTGGGCCACAGTCGCGCAACCTAGCTTCTGTGTTGCGCGGGTTTAAATCGGCGGTTACCACGTACGCGCGCCATCACCAGCTGACTTTTCAATGGCAGGCCCGGTTTCATGACCGGGTGGTACGCAGCGAAGCCGAACTGGAGAAAATCCGCTCGTATATCGTCACCAATCCAACCCGTTGGGCAAAGGAATACGACAACGGCGAAGGCCTATATCGTTGAACAGTTGTAGAGACGCGACACTTTGCGTCTCGTCGTGCGCGCCGCTCGGGCAATGTGGCAGGCACGAAATCAGATAAAACAACATCAGCAACGACGAGACGCGAAGTGTCGCGTCTCTACATTTGCGCAATTCTCAGATCTTACCCCTCCCCCAATGCCCACCGGTACCCTGCTCCTGATTGATGATGAACCGCGCCTGCGGCAGCTGTTGGCGCGGGTGTTGGAGCTGGAAGGCTACACCGTACTGCAGGCCCCCGATGCCAGCCGCGGCCTGGAGCTGCTCCAGCAGCACGCCCGCGAGGTGCTGGTGGTCATTTCCGACGTGAAGCTGCCCGACGGCCACGGCGTGGACCTGATGCCGCGCTACCGCGCCAAGGCCCCCGACTGCGAAATTGTGCTGCTCACCGCCTTCGGCACCATCCCCGACGGCGTGCGGGCCATGAAGCAGGGCGCCTTCGACTACCTCACCAAGGGCGACTACGAGCAGCAGCTGGTGGTGGTGGTGGAGCGCGCCGCCGAAAAAGCCCGTCTGCGCCACCGCGTGGCCGAGTTGGAGCGGCGCATGAGCCAGCGGTTCAGCTTCGAGAGCATGATTGGTACGGCCCCGGCCCTGCGCCGCGCCCAGGACCTGGCCCGCCAGGTAGCCCCCACCGACAGCACCGTGCTGCTGGAAGGCCCCACCGGCGCGGGTAAGGAGCTGTTTGCCCAGGCCCTGCACGAGGCCAGTGAGCGGAAAGCCAAGTCGTTTGTGGCCGTGAACTGCTCGGCCTTCCCCAAGGATTTGCTGGAATCGGAGCTGTTTGGCTACAAGAAGGGTGCGTTTACGGGCGCGCTGGCCGATAAGAAGGGACTGCTGGAGGAAGCCAGCGGCGGCACGCTGTTTCTGGACGAAATCGGGGAGCTGGAGCTGAACGTGCAGGCCAAGTTCCTGCGGGTGCTGGAGACGCGGCAGTTCACCAAGCTCGGCGACACCAAGCCCACCAGCGTAAACGTGCGCATTGTGGCCGCCACCAACCGCAACCTCAAGCAGGAAGCCGCCGAGGGCCGCTTCCGCCCCGACCTCTACTACCGCCTCTCCGTCTTCACCCTCCACGTGCCCAGCCTGCGCGACCGGGCCGCCGACGTGCCGGCCCTGGCTGCCCACTTTCTGCAGCACTTCGCGGCCCAGCTGCGCAAGCGCCTGCCGGGCCTGGAGCCCGAGTGCGTGGAGCTGCTGCAGCGCTACGAGTGGCCCGGCAACGTGCGCGAGCTGAAAAACGTGCTGGAGCGCGCCGCCATCCTGGCCCCCGCCGACCAGCCCCTCTCCGCCGGCTACCTCCCCGACGAGTTCCACACCCTGCCCGCCCCCCTCAGCCCCGACGCCGACCCCGCCGACCAGAGCCTGCGCGCCGTGGAAGCCCGCCACATCCGCCAGGTGCTGCACCAGTGCCAAGGCAACAAAACCGAAGCCGCCCGCCGCCTCGGCATCGGCCTGACGACGCTGTATAGGAAAGTGCAGGAGTACGAGTTGTAGGACGTGGCAAGAGCATAGGAGTTGTCTGTCATCCTGAGCCTGCGAAGGACCTTGTCACGCCTGAACAACTCCTTCCGAACGACTCTGCGCCCTCCGCGCACCCTTCTGCGTCCTCTGCGGGCTAAAAAACTGCTGAACGACCATCGTGCAACTGGCATAAGGTCCTTCGCAAGCTCAGGATGACAGACAACTCCTAAACTCAAACCCGCCCACCCTCATACCCCAAATAATGTCCCTCAAACTCAAAATCCGCCTGAGCATTGCGCTGATGCTGGTCCTGCTGCTGGGGCTGGGCGGGTACACGTTCTTCAGTTTGCAGCGGCTGGAAGGCGGGGCCCGGGGGATTCAGCGGGCCAACTTCCGCTCGGTGGAGTACGGCGAGCAGATGCTGCGGGCCCTGGAGGCGCTGCAGGACCGGCCCACGGCCCAGCCGCCGCTGCAGCAGCTGCGCCGCGCCCTCACCCGCGAGGCCGCCAACATCACCGAGCCCGGCGAGCTGGAGCTGGTGGACACGCTCACCCAGCAGCTGGCCGACTACCAGCGCCTGGTGGATGACCGCGCCCCGGACGCCGCCCAGGTAGCCCAGCTGCACCAGCTGCGGGCCGCCACCCACCGCATGATGCAACTCAACGCCCGCTCCTTCAACCGCCAGACCGACCAGGCCGCCGCCACCGCCCGCGGGGCCCGGCGCACGGTGCTGGTGTTGCTGCTGCTAAGCACGGTGGTGGGCCTGAGTTTGGTGGTGCGCCTGCCCCGGGCCGTGCTGCGCCCGTTGCGCCGCCTGCGCGCCGACGTGGAGGACGTGGCCAGCCCCGGCCCGGCCACCCAGGTGTCCATTGCCAAAAACGACGAAGTGGGCGCCGTGGCCCTGGCCCTGAACCGCGCCTTCGGCTACATGCAGGACCAGCGCAGCGTCACGCGGGCGGCTTTGGCCACCGAGCGCAGCCGCCTGGAAAGCCTCATCGAGCACCTCGATGAGGGCCTGCTCCTGCTCGACCCCGACCGCACCGTGCTGCTGGCCAACCCCGTGGCCCGGGAGCTGCTGGGCCGCGAGGCTGCCGCGCTGGTGGGCCGTCGGGCCGAGGACCTGAGCCAGGAAACCGAGCTGCTCAATGCCCTGTTCCGCCCCCTGCTGGCCCAGGAAGGCGCCCAGGCCGGCACCACGCCCGCCCCCGTCACGCTCACCTTCACCCGCCCCGACGGCGAAACGGCCTACTACCAGCTCACCCTCAACCACATCGTGAGCCGCAACCGCGAAACCGGCCGCACCGAGTTTGTGGGCCACATCCTGAGTCTGCGCAACGTGTCCGACTTCAAGAAGCTCGATGAGGTGAAGTCGAACTACCTGGCCACCATTTCGCACGAGCTGAAAACCCCTCTGGCCAGCATCAAGCTCAGCCTAATGCTGTTGCAGGATGAGCGCACCGAGCCCGAGGAGCGCCAGCGCATTGCCGACGGCATCGGCGACGAAACCCAGCGCCTGCTGGGCATGGTGGGCCAGCTGCTGGCCGTGTCCAGGCTGGATGCTGGGGCCGAAATCCAGTTCGACGTGCAGCCCATCACCCTGGCCCAGGTGGTGAATTACGCCATCGACACGGTGCGCCCGCAGGTGGAGGACAAGGAGCTGCGCCTGCGCCTGGAGCTGCCCGCGAGCCTGCCCGCCGCCCGCGCCGACGTGGAAAAGACCACCTGGGTGCTCATCAACCTGCTGGCCAACGCCATCCGCTACTCCCCCCGCGGCGCCGACCTGTGCGTGCGCGCCGACCAGCACGCCGCGCACGAGCTGACCATCAGCGTACAGGACTGCGGGCCGGGCATCGCGCCCGAACACCACGAGCGGATTTTCCAGCGTTTTTCGGAAGTGCCCAATACCACCGGCCACAAGGGCGGCTCGGGCCTGGGCCTGAGCATCTCCCGCGAGTTCATCGAGGCCCAGGGAGGCCGCCTGTGGGTGGTGAGCGAGCCGGCGCAGGGCAGCCACTTCCGCTTCACGCTGCCGGTGGCAGGATAGACCGGCTGTGTGCAAAAGCCCTGGAACGTCATGCTGAGCTCGCCGACGCATCTCTACTGCTTCTTTGGATTGATGTTGCAACGAAGCGGTAGAGATGCTTCGACAAGCTCAGCATGACGTTCCGAAATGTGCCTATCTGCCGCTCCTATTTGCTTTTTGCCGCCTTGCGAGGCAAAGGCTGCACGCGCACGGCGGGCAACGCCACTTTGGCCACGGCCCGACGGGCAGCTACAGGCGCTAGCAGCAGCTGCACCTGCGGACGGTTGGTGCGCACCCGCAGCCACTGCGCCAGCCGCGCCCGCTCCGCAGGTGGCACTGAGTCGCGGGTTTCCGCACTGACCACCAGCACGGTATCGGCGGGGAGCGAGTCGCGGGGAATGGCGGGGCGGGGCAGTGCCGTGAGGGTCAGGCGACGGATGGCGGGGTGCTCTACCTGCACCTCGCGCAGCAGGGCCTCGGGGGCGGGCAAAGCGGTGCGGGCGGCCACCACCAGCTGTTGCAGGCGGTTCAGCTCCACCTCGTAGCGGCTCTGGGCCTGGCTCTGGCGGGCGCGCACGTCTTCCAGCAAACTCTGGCGCAGGCTCTGGGCATCAAATGAGTCGTAGGCCTGCAGGCCCTGGCGCACCACCAACGCGGTGCCGCCGAGGCGGTAGCGGGCCAGTTCCCGGCGGGCCGCGCCCAACCGCACCGTGTCCACGGGACGGCCCACCAGCAGCACATTGATAGTGCGCTGCCGGGGGTCAATCTGCCGCGTTACCACGTAGGTACCCGCGAAATTCAGCTCCTTGGCCACAAAATCCTCAGCGGCGTGGGCGTACACCGAGCGTTGCACGATGCGGTAGCCCAGCCACACGCTGGGGCCGGCCACCACCACGGCCGCCGCCAGCATCAGGCGGCGCACCCGCCGGGCCTGGGCCTCATCCTGAAACCGGTGGGCCGGCAGCCCCAGAAACCGAATCACCAGGAAAGCCGCCAGCGTGATGAACACGCAGTTGATGGAAAACAGGTAGAACGCGCCCAGCGCGTAGTTCCAGTGGCCCGAGGCCAGGCCGTAGCCGGCCGTGCAAAGCGGCGGCATGAGGGCCGTGGCAATGGCCACGCCGGGAATGACGTTGCTTTTCTCGCGGCGCGTGAGGCCCACGGCCCCGGCCAGCCCCCCGAACAGGGCAATGAGCACGTCCCAGATGGTGGGCTCAGTGCGGGCCAGCAGCTCCGACTGCGCCCCGCTCAGCGGCGTCAGCAGGAAGTACACCGTGGAGGTAAGCAGGCTGATAACCACCGCCAGCCCCAGGTTTTTCACGGCCCGCCGCAGTAGATCGGGGTTGTTGGTGGCGGCGCTGTAGCCGATGCTTACCAGCGGCCCCATCAGCGGCGAAATCAGCATGGCCCCGATGATAACGGCCGTGGAATTGACGTTGAGCCCCACCGAGGCAATGAGGATGGCGAAAATCAGCACCCACAGATTGGTCCCCCGAAACGAAACGCCCGACTCCACGCTCTCCTCTATCACGGCCGGGTCGGCGGTATCGTCACGCAAATCAAACCGTTGGCGCAGAAAGCGCAGCAGCAGCGTCGGGTACTTCATCAGAGGCATAGGCGGGCGGAATTTGGGGCGGAAGTATCGAAGTGCTTACGGTGGAGTTGCGCGGGTGTTGGCCCAATGCGCCGTTGCTCCGTAGCCCAGGGTTTAAACCCTGGGCTACGGAGCAGTTGCTGCTGAACAGTTCGACTGTCAGCTAGCACGATGTAGAGACGCGTATTCGCGTCTCGTCGTTGAATGACCCGGCACCGCACCGCCCCAACCACGTCAGTACGATTGTAGAGACGCAATATTTTGCGTCTCGTCGTTGAACGACC from Hymenobacter canadensis harbors:
- a CDS encoding transposase, encoding MDEPLLHDQYRIPSNRLPGYNYGQSGAYFVTICTHQRQPYFGTIEVPRNDWDAAFLRPTPLGVKASEYWDAIPQFAPFVRLDAFVLMPDHLHGVLLFDKDEPDGADEETRSVASLLAYENRFGPQSRNLASVLRGFKSAVTTYARHHQLTFQWQARFHDRVVRSEAELEKIRSYIVTNPTRWAKEYDNGEGLYR
- a CDS encoding DUF389 domain-containing protein encodes the protein MPLMKYPTLLLRFLRQRFDLRDDTADPAVIEESVESGVSFRGTNLWVLIFAILIASVGLNVNSTAVIIGAMLISPLMGPLVSIGYSAATNNPDLLRRAVKNLGLAVVISLLTSTVYFLLTPLSGAQSELLARTEPTIWDVLIALFGGLAGAVGLTRREKSNVIPGVAIATALMPPLCTAGYGLASGHWNYALGAFYLFSINCVFITLAAFLVIRFLGLPAHRFQDEAQARRVRRLMLAAAVVVAGPSVWLGYRIVQRSVYAHAAEDFVAKELNFAGTYVVTRQIDPRQRTINVLLVGRPVDTVRLGAARRELARYRLGGTALVVRQGLQAYDSFDAQSLRQSLLEDVRARQSQAQSRYEVELNRLQQLVVAARTALPAPEALLREVQVEHPAIRRLTLTALPRPAIPRDSLPADTVLVVSAETRDSVPPAERARLAQWLRVRTNRPQVQLLLAPVAARRAVAKVALPAVRVQPLPRKAAKSK
- a CDS encoding sensor histidine kinase; this encodes MSLKLKIRLSIALMLVLLLGLGGYTFFSLQRLEGGARGIQRANFRSVEYGEQMLRALEALQDRPTAQPPLQQLRRALTREAANITEPGELELVDTLTQQLADYQRLVDDRAPDAAQVAQLHQLRAATHRMMQLNARSFNRQTDQAAATARGARRTVLVLLLLSTVVGLSLVVRLPRAVLRPLRRLRADVEDVASPGPATQVSIAKNDEVGAVALALNRAFGYMQDQRSVTRAALATERSRLESLIEHLDEGLLLLDPDRTVLLANPVARELLGREAAALVGRRAEDLSQETELLNALFRPLLAQEGAQAGTTPAPVTLTFTRPDGETAYYQLTLNHIVSRNRETGRTEFVGHILSLRNVSDFKKLDEVKSNYLATISHELKTPLASIKLSLMLLQDERTEPEERQRIADGIGDETQRLLGMVGQLLAVSRLDAGAEIQFDVQPITLAQVVNYAIDTVRPQVEDKELRLRLELPASLPAARADVEKTTWVLINLLANAIRYSPRGADLCVRADQHAAHELTISVQDCGPGIAPEHHERIFQRFSEVPNTTGHKGGSGLGLSISREFIEAQGGRLWVVSEPAQGSHFRFTLPVAG
- a CDS encoding ATP-binding cassette domain-containing protein, whose product is MTPYSYKSPVLTLDNVSLTLNGETILRDISAQVLDVCRPGMSQGQVVGFYGRSGMGKSVLCRLMAGLLAPSSGTVLVGEAQQLATPGAVGFVQQHYPLFNHRTLLDNLLVAAARRYPDPAEARRQAEAYLERFQLTAHRTKYPAHLSGGQRQRAAIAQQLLCSDHLILLDEPFSGLDVAMLDEVRKIILEVTTLDELNTVVIVSHDLATTTALSDRLWLLGQERDAAGQLLPGATISPQHQYNLAEMGLAWHENVEAEPEFVRFVEHLKEEIRQSA
- a CDS encoding sigma-54-dependent transcriptional regulator, with product MPTGTLLLIDDEPRLRQLLARVLELEGYTVLQAPDASRGLELLQQHAREVLVVISDVKLPDGHGVDLMPRYRAKAPDCEIVLLTAFGTIPDGVRAMKQGAFDYLTKGDYEQQLVVVVERAAEKARLRHRVAELERRMSQRFSFESMIGTAPALRRAQDLARQVAPTDSTVLLEGPTGAGKELFAQALHEASERKAKSFVAVNCSAFPKDLLESELFGYKKGAFTGALADKKGLLEEASGGTLFLDEIGELELNVQAKFLRVLETRQFTKLGDTKPTSVNVRIVAATNRNLKQEAAEGRFRPDLYYRLSVFTLHVPSLRDRAADVPALAAHFLQHFAAQLRKRLPGLEPECVELLQRYEWPGNVRELKNVLERAAILAPADQPLSAGYLPDEFHTLPAPLSPDADPADQSLRAVEARHIRQVLHQCQGNKTEAARRLGIGLTTLYRKVQEYEL